In the Salmo trutta chromosome 13, fSalTru1.1, whole genome shotgun sequence genome, CACAGAGTAATCAAAACGGAGAAGTAAAACCTCGCTTCCTCTATACCTCAAATCAATGGCCCTAACCAAGGCCCACTTCAATCCACGACGAATAGACTCTTGTGTTAATACAGGTCCTCTCGTGTTCCTCGTAGAAAATCAATAAGACGACTGAACTGCCTGCATTCATCTTCACTGCTCCACAGGTCCGGTGAGAGACTCGCAGCCACCAACATGTGTATTGCGGGATGGACATGtcacagagaagagacagagacaagagCTAGAGATTATCAACGACTAAACTGTATGGAAATAGGAAAAGGCAATGGGAAGTAAGAAATATGGCATCGTTGCAACTCGTATCTGTTATTTCAGGTCAATGAATATATTTCATTACAGCCTACTGTATTTTCATGGAGATCGGACAATGACAAGGCAACAAAATGGAGGTTAGAAAACAGGGACTCCGGGCACTTTTTTCAAAACCtgtggggcggcaggtggcctagtggttagagtgttgtgccatttaccgaaaggttgctagctcgaacccccgagctggcaaggtaaatatctgttgttctgcccctgaacaaggcagttaacccactgttcctgcagtcattgtaaataataatgtgttcttaactgacttgcctggttaaataaataaaacactagGTCAAGTGAATTGTCCAAACAGGTCAAATGAAAGGTTTAGAAATGTATACTCTGATATTGAACTAAATTATATGAACTCTGTCGGAAAGCAGTCTAGGTTATGGTGTTAAATTATCCTCCCCCCAAGGGGTTGACAGCACCAACCAATAAAAACACAAGAATGGGGGGCAGCAAGACCAACATGTTTTGACGCATGGAACAGAGCGTCACAGACTTATCCAAACGCACATCAAACTTTCATGGCGTGCGCGAGGATGATCTGAAGGAGTGCTTTCCGAAGTTTCAGATGGTCGGATTCTGAACGGAGGATGACAATGGAGCCAACCGCAGTTTCTCTTTGGCACAAACCGGCTGTTTAACCTCGTTATTTAATTCCCATCCTGTCCAGCCATCCCACGGTAAACGGTGGGGATGGAGCGCGCACCCAGCGCCCCAAGCCCTCCTCACAAAGCGGTCCAGCACGAACCCATCAGCTTCGGCATCGACCAGATACTTAGTAGCGGTGCTGACTCAGAGAGCGGCCGGACCAGCAGTGGAGACGGTTACCTTTTGGGGAGCCCAACTGGAGGGAGCGCAGCGTCCTACACCGCGCTGTCCATCTCCCTCTCGGGTATGGTACCACAGTTAGAGGATCCTGGTTTGTACGGAGTGAACCACAGCCTGGGCAGCAGAGGAGTGATCCGGGTGCCCGCTCACAGACCGTTGACGGTTGAGGGACCGCCGCATGTAGGGAGCGCTGTGCCCGGGTATGGAGGCCTGTGTTTCCCGTGGGTCGGTTATAGGTTTGCCAAGGACAGGTTATCAGGTAACTTTCCGATAGAACCCTTAGCCTATAGCCCATCAAATCATGTTTAttctgtttatatatatatatatacataccatTTCAGACACAGTGATTTAGTCTATCCACCTGAACATTTACGAAATGTTCCCGGTTTCCCGTAATGGCAATTTTCAAAACATCTTATCTTACAATAAATGTGTAATAACCTTTAAAAAAGTGAAAAGCCAAATAATAACGATAACGATACggcaataaaaacaacagtaatacAGATTATGTGATCAATAAAATAACAAAGCATTTTGATAACCATTAATTCAATCTTCAACCTTTTACGCATTAAAACGTAAGAAAATGTAGGCTTCACTCACTTATTCAATTTTACTGAAATTGTAGCCTATTTCCGTATTTCTCTACATATTTAGCATATTTTAATCTTACAAGGCGTGTGCATGATAAAGTGAATTAATACTTATAGCAACGAAAACCACATGTAAATATTTAATAGGACTATACAAATAAAATGTGGTAAAAAAAATTTGTCCGAACATAATTGCTACAATAATCAAATTGCATTGTGAAATCACCCAGAATAGCCTTAAACTGTATTGCTTTATGCCTCCATTTGTATTCACTTCCAGTTTAGGGTCTTCTAACGCCGATGACGtgataaattattattttttagatGTATCTCATGCACGTTGTTGTTATTggcctaaatatatatatatattaaatataagGATTTTGTTTCACACCCAACAGTTTATACAATCTGATAAAGACATATGAAAACATTCTCGCGAAGAGTGGTAAGCCATAGTGTGAATGTTAGGCAATAATGCTATTGatcgcaaatgtaggcctattcaaTTTGTAATAGCCTAATTCGGCACCCAGAGCCGAACCCAACATGATTGACTCCCTGTATTTACTATTTAATGTCGTTGTTTGCTCACGCAAGAGGAAGCCCAACTTTAATATCCAGACAGATATTATGGCTTTATCCCCAGAGAATTTACGAGTAAAATAAGGTTAAAAATGAATATTCGCAAATTGCAGATGATGAGTCGACGTAGACCCAAACAGAAACGCCCGGTTTTATGCAGGCGCCAAATCAACCAATACAATTCTCTTCTAACTAGGCTAATAATGAATATAAACTTTATTTTCTGCTGAGGATTAGCCTATACGCCAGAATGTATGAACTGTACAACAACACAGTAGGAGTcagaggacaaaacacacatcactcaTCCACGGTGTAAACTCATTGTTcagtctgttgttctgctcccTCCTTCAGCTCTCGTGCCATTCACGGTGACCCGGCGGATAGGTCATCCATACCAGAACCGCACACCGCCCAAACGGAAAAAGCCACGGACATCCTTCTCCCGTGTGCAGATTTGTGAGTTGGAGAAGCGCTTCCACCGGCAGAAGTATCTCGCGAGCGCGGAGCGGGCCACCCTCGCCAAGAGCCTGAAGATGACAGACGCGCAGGTCAAGACCTGGTTCCAGAACCGCAGGACCAAGTGGAGGTCAGTTTATCAATTTTACAGTTTACATGTTTAGTTATACCTTAAAGTAAATGTCCATTGAACATCTCAATGGATGATGTCATCCTCGTGAGGAGAATGAACTGGCCAATTAGCAGTCTACTCGCATGAATATTTTTAACGATGGTATAtgcccacaccgttctgttgttggggtacgcccacaccgttctgttgttggggtacgcccacaccattctgttgttggagtAAGCCGAAATCATttcaacacagaaaagctgctgcTTTTAAAAGGTGCTACACataggatttttgttgttgttggatttttgcattgtaatttcaggAAATGTCCATATTAAATCTGGAGCAATAGTGAAATGAAAGTGTTTCATAGtcactatcattccactattagcAGCAGATCTATCATGAGCATTTTCTGAAATTATACTAAACAAAGATATAAACACAACAGGTAAAGGGTTGGTCctatttcatgaactgaaataaaagataccagaaatcTTCCTCATgcacaaaaaggttatttctTTCAAAAGTTGTgtgcaaatttgtttacatccctgttagtgagcatttctcctttgccaagataatccatccacctgacaggtgtggcatatcaagaagctgattaaacagcatgttcattatacaggtgcaccttgtgctggggacaataaaaggccactctaaaatgtgtagtattATCacacaagttttgagggagcgtgtaattgacatgctgactgcaggaatgtccaccaaagctgttgccaggtaatttaatatacatttctctaccataagccacctccaaagtcattttagagaatttgtcagtacgtccaactggcctcacaaccacatgtaagcacaccagcccaggacctctacatccggcttcctcacctgcaggatcgtctgagacctgccactcagacagctgatgaaactgtgggtttgcacaagcgaagaatttctgcacaaactggcataaaccatctcagggaagctcatctgcatgctcgttgttctcaccagggtcttgacctgactgcagtttggcatcatAACCGACTTAagtgggcaaatactcacctttgatggccactggcacgctggagaagtgtgctcttcatggatgaatcctggtttcaactacACCAGGCATATgtcagacagcatgtatggcgtcgtgtgggtgagcggtttgttattcacaacattaacatcagagtgccccatggtggtggtggggttatggtatgggcattcATAAGCAACggaaaacaaacacaattgcattttattgatggcaattttaatgcagagaaaccgtgatgagatcctgaggcccattgtcgtgccattcatccgccgccatcacctcatgtttcagcatgataatgcacagccccatgtcgcaaggatctgtacacaattcctggaagctgaaaatgacccagttcttccatgacctgcatatttaccagacatgtcacccatggagcatgtttgggatgctctggattgacgtgcacgacagtgtgttccagttctcgccaatatccagcaactttgcacagccattgaagaggagtgggacaacatttcacaggccacaatcaatagcctgatcaactctatgcgaaggagatgtgtcacgctgcatgagccaaatggtggtcacaccagatactgactggttttctgatctactcccctacttttttaaaggtatctgtgaccaacagatgcatatctgtattcccagtcatgtaaaagaAATAGATTAgcgcctaattaatttatttcaattgactgatttccttatatgaactgtaactgtaaaATCATAGAAATGATTGtgtttatattcttgttcagtatACAATGCAAAAATGAAAAAGAAAATCCTATCTGTACCACCTTTAAACTGTGATGTAAAGTA is a window encoding:
- the LOC115205361 gene encoding T-cell leukemia homeobox protein 3-like, with protein sequence MERAPSAPSPPHKAVQHEPISFGIDQILSSGADSESGRTSSGDGYLLGSPTGGSAASYTALSISLSGMVPQLEDPGLYGVNHSLGSRGVIRVPAHRPLTVEGPPHVGSAVPGYGGLCFPWVGYRFAKDRLSALVPFTVTRRIGHPYQNRTPPKRKKPRTSFSRVQICELEKRFHRQKYLASAERATLAKSLKMTDAQVKTWFQNRRTKWRRQTAEEREAERQQANRLILQLQADALHKSLNESAGFDTLCSHNSSLYALQNLQPWAEERE